A genomic segment from Vicinamibacterales bacterium encodes:
- a CDS encoding alcohol dehydrogenase catalytic domain-containing protein produces MKALYINRVMELRDVPLPSRPNECRVRVLLAGICGTDLQILNGYAAFKGVPGHEFVGIVEDVSSDADGPLVGRRVVGEINVGCDNCRWCQNGIKEHCPARSVLGIRRRFGAFAEYLWLPTSNLHVLPESLGESAAVFVEPTAAACQILTQTDMTRSDHVIVLGDGRMGLIIGQVLATTCAQVTIAGKHENKLEVARRLGLNAVHVDSLDGSRKVDVVVEATGRPDGLPIALKLLRPRGSVVLKSTFHGETSMSLWPTVIDEFKIIGSRCGPFPPAIDHLASGRVDTTPLIAGTFGLEDYESAFEAARNQLKVLLRP; encoded by the coding sequence GTGAAGGCTCTTTATATCAACCGTGTGATGGAACTCCGCGATGTGCCGCTCCCATCGCGCCCAAACGAATGCCGGGTCCGTGTGCTTCTAGCGGGCATATGCGGAACCGACCTGCAAATCCTAAACGGCTACGCCGCTTTTAAAGGCGTGCCAGGACACGAGTTCGTTGGCATCGTGGAGGATGTATCAAGTGATGCTGATGGCCCTTTGGTCGGGCGTCGGGTTGTTGGCGAAATCAATGTTGGCTGTGACAATTGCAGGTGGTGTCAAAACGGGATCAAAGAGCACTGTCCTGCTCGTTCCGTGCTCGGTATCAGGCGCCGATTTGGAGCCTTTGCAGAATATCTATGGCTACCCACTTCCAATCTTCACGTACTGCCAGAATCGCTCGGTGAATCAGCCGCGGTTTTCGTGGAACCCACCGCGGCCGCATGTCAAATCTTGACGCAAACTGACATGACCCGCAGTGACCACGTGATCGTGCTCGGCGACGGTCGCATGGGTCTCATCATCGGGCAGGTACTAGCGACCACCTGCGCCCAAGTTACGATCGCGGGAAAGCATGAAAATAAATTGGAAGTCGCACGAAGATTAGGACTCAACGCCGTACATGTCGATTCTCTTGACGGAAGTCGGAAAGTGGATGTTGTTGTGGAAGCGACCGGTCGACCAGACGGGCTCCCAATCGCTTTAAAACTTTTGAGACCGAGGGGGTCCGTCGTCCTGAAGTCAACGTTTCACGGTGAGACAAGTATGTCCCTCTGGCCAACCGTCATCGATGAGTTCAAGATCATCGGATCTCGCTGTGGACCGTTCCCGCCTGCAATCGACCACCTCGCTTCTGGCCGTGTCGACACCACGCCACTTATCGCTGGCACCTTCGGGCTCGAGGATTATGAGAGCGCGTTCGAAGCAGCTCGTAACCAACTGAAAGTGTTACTTCGGCCATAA
- a CDS encoding class I SAM-dependent methyltransferase, translated as MSLPSIRRPQSVSVAREGWHGWDDYAQFYDWESAQTVQRRDVGFWQRLADRIGGPVLELGCGTGRVSLPVARTVEMVVGVDRSSEMLDRARSRLRRSRYGPRVKLVRGDIRALPVLDSGPFRLAMAPYGILQSLLRDRDLRETLCSVAGVLQRGGTFGIDLVPELPTWGEYQRRVSLRARRGARGGQLTLIESVRQDRDRGITTFDQEFIERKGARRSSHQFSIAFRTLSIRKMRNRLERAGFDIEAVLGDYRGRAWDSRAQAWIILARRR; from the coding sequence ATGTCGTTGCCTTCGATTCGGAGACCACAATCGGTGTCGGTAGCTCGTGAGGGATGGCACGGGTGGGACGACTATGCACAGTTCTATGACTGGGAGAGTGCACAAACGGTACAACGTCGGGACGTTGGATTTTGGCAGCGGCTGGCCGATCGGATTGGTGGCCCGGTACTAGAACTTGGTTGTGGAACCGGCCGTGTATCCTTGCCGGTAGCACGGACAGTTGAGATGGTTGTCGGCGTGGACCGGTCTAGCGAAATGCTTGACCGGGCACGGAGCAGGCTTCGCCGGTCAAGGTACGGCCCGCGTGTCAAACTAGTACGAGGTGACATTCGGGCGTTGCCGGTTCTTGACTCGGGACCGTTCCGACTAGCTATGGCTCCGTACGGGATCCTGCAATCGCTTCTGCGGGACCGCGATTTGCGAGAGACCCTATGTTCAGTGGCGGGGGTGCTACAACGAGGTGGCACTTTTGGCATTGACCTAGTGCCTGAACTACCCACTTGGGGTGAATATCAACGCCGCGTTAGTCTCCGGGCTCGGCGTGGCGCGCGTGGTGGACAGCTGACGTTGATCGAATCGGTTCGTCAGGACCGAGACCGTGGAATCACGACGTTCGATCAAGAGTTCATCGAACGGAAGGGCGCGCGACGTTCAAGTCACCAGTTTTCGATCGCTTTCAGAACATTGTCGATTCGAAAGATGCGGAACCGGCTTGAGCGAGCGGGGTTCGATATTGAGGCCGTCCTTGGGGATTATCGCGGGCGGGCTTGGGATTCACGCGCCCAGGCTTGGATCATTCTCGCTAGACGACGATGA
- a CDS encoding YebC/PmpR family DNA-binding transcriptional regulator: MSGHSKWHSIKHKKGAADAKRGKVFTKIIKELTVAARVGGGDPDSNPRLRTVIAEAKSVNMPAGNIERAIRRGTGEEPGVSYEEATYEGYGPGGVALMVDVLTDNKKRIVSEIRHLLSKHGGNLGEANSVAWMFTKQGCIVVAKDAVEEEALMAVALEAGADDLRDDESHWEVVSDPETFDSVLVAVKQLDVELLSAEIVMMPQNYVKLEGKVAQQMLKLMESLEDNDDVKNVWSNYNIEEKEIEASLA; this comes from the coding sequence ATGTCTGGCCATTCTAAGTGGCATTCGATCAAGCACAAGAAGGGTGCGGCCGACGCCAAGCGCGGGAAGGTTTTTACCAAGATTATTAAAGAGTTAACTGTCGCAGCACGGGTTGGTGGCGGTGACCCTGACAGTAACCCGAGATTACGAACGGTTATTGCCGAGGCCAAATCCGTCAATATGCCGGCCGGCAATATAGAACGAGCAATTCGTCGGGGCACTGGAGAAGAACCTGGTGTGTCTTACGAAGAAGCCACATACGAAGGCTACGGTCCCGGAGGCGTGGCATTGATGGTTGACGTACTTACTGACAACAAGAAACGCATTGTCAGTGAGATCCGCCACCTGCTATCGAAGCACGGAGGCAACCTGGGTGAGGCGAACAGCGTGGCCTGGATGTTTACGAAGCAGGGATGCATAGTAGTTGCTAAGGATGCTGTCGAGGAAGAGGCACTGATGGCTGTCGCGCTTGAGGCCGGCGCTGATGACCTTCGGGACGACGAAAGCCACTGGGAAGTTGTGAGCGACCCTGAGACGTTCGATTCTGTGCTCGTTGCGGTCAAGCAGTTGGACGTTGAACTGCTGTCGGCCGAGATTGTCATGATGCCCCAGAACTACGTGAAGCTTGAGGGCAAGGTTGCCCAACAAATGCTCAAACTCATGGAGTCTCTGGAGGACAACGACGACGTGAAGAACGTCTGGTCCAACTATAACATCGAGGAAAAGGAGATCGAGGCTTCGCTGGCGTGA
- the ruvC gene encoding crossover junction endodeoxyribonuclease RuvC, with amino-acid sequence MKIFGIDPGSNRTGYGCIDYSGSQHRLVTYGAIATPPRASFPEKLRCIHSELVTLLATHQPACVAVESLFHARNVQSALKLGHARGVAVLAAAQAGVTLVEYTPSEIKSAVVGYGRAEKQQVQQMIKLLLELDDIPTPHDAADALAVAICHAHQLTPSGTVSADSVAGRPKQRSWRKVKPENLTTRGPS; translated from the coding sequence GTGAAAATCTTCGGGATTGACCCCGGCTCCAATCGCACCGGTTATGGCTGTATCGACTATTCTGGCAGCCAGCACCGGCTGGTTACGTACGGCGCAATCGCTACTCCGCCACGCGCATCATTCCCCGAGAAGCTCCGTTGCATTCACAGTGAACTTGTGACGCTTCTGGCTACGCACCAACCCGCATGTGTTGCGGTAGAGAGCCTTTTTCACGCGCGTAATGTGCAGAGTGCTCTGAAGTTGGGACATGCGCGCGGCGTGGCCGTCCTGGCCGCGGCGCAGGCCGGAGTCACCCTTGTCGAATACACTCCGAGTGAAATCAAAAGTGCTGTTGTGGGTTATGGCCGTGCTGAAAAGCAGCAAGTTCAGCAAATGATTAAATTGCTTCTCGAGTTGGATGACATACCAACTCCGCACGATGCGGCTGACGCGCTCGCGGTAGCTATATGTCACGCCCACCAACTAACACCGTCGGGCACGGTTAGCGCTGATTCAGTAGCTGGGCGACCGAAACAGCGGAGCTGGCGGAAAGTTAAACCAGAGAATCTTACGACACGGGGGCCGTCGTGA
- the ruvA gene encoding Holliday junction branch migration protein RuvA, with protein MIAALEGRLAEKHPSRIVVDVQGVGYEVHVPLSTFYELGEPGSDVSLRIHTHVREETLALFGFSSTLELQLFERLISVNGIGPRLALTALSGIEPPELVRSVRQGDVARLTGIPGVGKKTAERMVIELRDNLPNIISAEAESASSVKGEADDLRGDVLSALLNLGYHRQLAEKAINAALKGSDDLVFEDVLRQALRELAR; from the coding sequence GTGATCGCGGCTTTGGAGGGAAGGCTTGCGGAAAAGCACCCCAGTCGTATCGTCGTCGATGTGCAAGGGGTTGGCTATGAGGTGCATGTTCCCTTGTCGACCTTTTACGAGTTAGGTGAACCCGGGTCAGACGTTTCACTACGCATCCACACACACGTTCGTGAGGAAACCTTGGCGCTTTTCGGTTTTTCGTCGACACTCGAGTTACAGCTATTCGAGCGCCTGATTAGTGTCAACGGTATCGGTCCGAGGCTTGCCCTGACAGCATTGTCGGGCATTGAGCCTCCGGAGCTAGTGCGGTCTGTTCGGCAGGGTGATGTGGCCCGACTCACAGGCATACCTGGGGTGGGTAAGAAAACGGCCGAGCGTATGGTCATTGAGTTGAGGGACAATCTACCTAACATCATCTCGGCAGAGGCTGAGTCTGCCTCCTCGGTAAAGGGCGAGGCCGACGATTTGCGCGGGGACGTACTCTCCGCCCTCTTGAACCTTGGATACCATCGGCAGTTGGCCGAAAAGGCAATCAACGCCGCACTTAAAGGCTCGGATGATTTAGTTTTCGAGGATGTTTTGCGGCAAGCTCTGCGCGAACTTGCCCGCTGA
- the ruvB gene encoding Holliday junction branch migration DNA helicase RuvB, whose protein sequence is MTDPRIVSSVRSDDEAPYEAGLRPNTLDSYIGQDRLRENLEVSIEAARKRKEAMDHVLLYGPPGLGKTTLAYVIGNELGVPVRATAGPVLEKPGDLAAILTNLKQHEVLFIDEIHRMSPVIEEILYPAMEDYELDIMIGEGPSARSVKVPLQKFTLIGATTRAGLLTSPLRARFGIVHRLDFYTEIDMLEIVIRSAGILKVPVHRSAVEEIAKRSRGTPRVANRFLRRVRDYAEVRADGTISESVANDALGLLEVDEHGLDEVDRRLLCAVIEQFGGGPVGLKGLSAAIAEEKDAIEDIYEPFLIQAGFLSRTPRGRVATARAYEYLGFDAPIKDPKLW, encoded by the coding sequence ATGACTGACCCGAGAATCGTGAGTTCGGTGCGCTCGGATGACGAGGCACCGTACGAAGCTGGTCTCCGGCCCAATACGTTGGATAGTTACATTGGACAGGACCGGCTTCGTGAAAACCTCGAAGTGTCGATTGAAGCGGCACGTAAACGGAAGGAGGCGATGGACCATGTGCTGCTGTATGGTCCACCCGGTCTCGGTAAGACGACATTGGCTTACGTTATCGGAAATGAACTTGGGGTCCCTGTGCGTGCGACGGCTGGCCCAGTGCTTGAGAAGCCCGGAGATCTCGCGGCGATTCTGACGAATCTCAAACAGCACGAAGTCCTCTTCATTGACGAAATTCACCGGATGAGCCCTGTGATAGAGGAAATCCTCTATCCGGCCATGGAGGATTACGAACTGGATATTATGATCGGTGAAGGTCCCAGCGCACGTTCGGTCAAGGTGCCGCTCCAGAAATTCACCTTGATCGGGGCGACAACCCGCGCAGGTCTTCTAACGTCACCACTTCGTGCCCGTTTCGGAATTGTGCATCGCCTAGATTTCTATACAGAGATTGATATGCTCGAAATTGTCATTCGTTCCGCGGGGATTCTGAAAGTGCCCGTGCACAGGTCGGCGGTTGAGGAAATCGCGAAACGGTCACGTGGTACCCCTAGGGTAGCGAACCGGTTTTTACGACGGGTGCGTGACTATGCTGAAGTCAGAGCCGACGGTACGATTTCAGAGTCGGTTGCGAATGATGCGTTGGGGCTTCTTGAGGTCGACGAACACGGGCTCGACGAGGTTGACCGCCGACTGTTGTGCGCAGTGATTGAGCAGTTCGGCGGTGGACCAGTCGGTTTGAAGGGCCTCTCAGCCGCTATCGCTGAAGAGAAGGATGCAATTGAAGACATTTATGAACCATTCCTGATTCAAGCTGGGTTTTTGAGCCGTACACCGCGCGGGCGCGTTGCCACGGCCCGTGCATACGAATATTTAGGATTTGACGCACCAATAAAAGATCCGAAGCTGTGGTGA
- a CDS encoding beta-ketoacyl-ACP synthase III has product MGKNDQRFVRPVKVAALATYVPPRVMTNADLEKLVDTNDEWIRQRTGVVERHVVDPGVGTSALVVPAAQQAVAQAGLTPDDIDLIVVGTTTPDTVFPSTACLIQHQIGASNAWGFDLGAACSGFTYALTTAAELVSTGSHRHALAIGADVMTSILDYQDRATCVLFGDGAGAAVVSPANEDEPAIIDFAHEIDGSGGPALCLPAGGSLLPASHETVDQRLHFIRQDGQTVFKFAVRKTTEICKRILEKNEIDVDQLDLFVSHQANKRIIMSAAERLGLDEKKVVVNIERYGNTTGATIPLALNDSIADGRLNKGDLVLLASVGAGFTVGSVLLRWAF; this is encoded by the coding sequence ATGGGGAAAAATGATCAGCGTTTCGTCAGGCCCGTAAAAGTTGCGGCGCTGGCAACGTATGTGCCGCCGCGGGTGATGACCAATGCGGATCTCGAAAAGCTAGTCGACACGAACGACGAGTGGATTCGTCAACGCACAGGTGTTGTCGAACGGCATGTGGTTGACCCCGGTGTTGGCACATCGGCGCTCGTGGTGCCAGCGGCACAGCAGGCGGTCGCTCAAGCTGGCCTGACGCCAGATGATATTGACCTAATCGTGGTTGGCACAACGACGCCGGACACCGTGTTTCCGAGTACAGCTTGTTTGATTCAACACCAGATCGGTGCATCGAATGCTTGGGGATTTGATCTTGGAGCGGCCTGCTCGGGGTTCACCTACGCGTTGACGACAGCCGCGGAGTTGGTCTCCACGGGTTCTCACCGGCACGCATTGGCTATTGGGGCTGATGTGATGACGAGTATTCTCGATTACCAGGACCGTGCGACCTGTGTTTTGTTTGGTGACGGCGCCGGCGCGGCAGTGGTGTCACCAGCAAATGAAGACGAACCTGCCATCATCGATTTTGCTCACGAGATTGATGGTAGCGGCGGCCCGGCGCTCTGCTTACCTGCAGGCGGTTCTCTCCTCCCAGCATCTCATGAGACTGTGGATCAGCGCCTACACTTCATCCGTCAGGACGGTCAGACGGTCTTTAAATTCGCAGTACGAAAGACCACGGAGATCTGCAAGCGTATCTTGGAGAAGAATGAGATAGACGTGGATCAGTTGGATCTGTTCGTAAGCCATCAAGCGAATAAGCGCATCATCATGTCGGCGGCTGAACGACTGGGATTGGACGAGAAGAAAGTCGTTGTCAACATTGAGCGCTATGGCAATACGACAGGAGCAACGATTCCATTGGCGCTGAACGATTCAATTGCCGACGGACGTTTAAATAAAGGCGACCTGGTTCTCCTGGCATCGGTAGGTGCGGGTTTTACCGTTGGGTCTGTACTGTTGCGTTGGGCATTCTGA
- the queA gene encoding tRNA preQ1(34) S-adenosylmethionine ribosyltransferase-isomerase QueA, with translation MNVAEFDFALPSHLIAQSPPSTREDARMLVLDRDGGIKAHTTVAALPEWLQSSDLLTINDTRVVPARLLGRRVPSGGAVECLLLNRLDAGRWDALVHPGQKLRVGERMRFERHGRFIDADILECHFFGRRVVRLIADRHGDVDEVIDVVGHVPLPPYIKRSDESVDHERYQTVYARVRGSVAAPTAGLHLTDGLLRTLVTGGVERVDVTLHVGYGTFKPVRAHLVEEHTVDPERYVISARAAAALNAALIVGRRIVAVGTTTTRTLESASRHGRIESGEAVSNLFIHPGYHFSAVGGLLTNFHLPRSSLLMLVCAFAGRERVLAAYAEAVRLGYRFYSYGDTMLIL, from the coding sequence ATGAACGTTGCCGAATTTGACTTTGCCCTGCCGTCCCACCTAATTGCGCAGTCGCCACCCTCCACACGAGAGGATGCCCGCATGCTCGTCCTCGATCGGGATGGTGGCATAAAGGCGCACACTACCGTTGCGGCTCTTCCTGAATGGCTACAATCTAGTGATCTGCTGACCATTAACGACACTAGGGTAGTTCCGGCTCGCCTCTTGGGTAGGCGTGTGCCGAGCGGTGGAGCGGTTGAGTGCCTACTGCTGAACCGGTTAGATGCGGGTCGGTGGGATGCGCTTGTGCACCCTGGGCAAAAGCTCCGCGTTGGTGAGCGGATGCGGTTTGAGAGGCACGGTCGTTTTATTGATGCTGATATTCTCGAGTGCCACTTTTTCGGCCGGCGGGTGGTCCGCTTAATCGCGGATAGACACGGCGACGTTGACGAGGTAATCGACGTGGTGGGCCATGTGCCGTTACCGCCTTATATCAAGCGAAGCGATGAGTCCGTGGACCACGAGCGATACCAAACCGTGTACGCACGAGTACGGGGGTCAGTTGCTGCCCCGACTGCAGGGCTGCACTTGACTGATGGGTTACTGCGTACCCTTGTGACGGGCGGAGTAGAGCGTGTCGATGTGACGTTACACGTTGGTTACGGCACTTTTAAGCCAGTTCGCGCTCATCTTGTGGAGGAGCACACTGTGGATCCGGAGCGTTACGTGATATCCGCACGGGCCGCCGCCGCACTTAACGCTGCGCTCATTGTGGGTCGGCGCATTGTGGCGGTTGGCACAACGACCACGCGGACGCTCGAAAGTGCTTCGCGTCATGGCCGGATTGAGTCCGGGGAAGCAGTCAGCAATTTATTCATACACCCCGGATATCACTTTTCTGCCGTAGGAGGACTACTGACGAACTTTCATCTGCCGCGGTCCTCACTGCTAATGTTGGTTTGTGCCTTCGCTGGTCGTGAGCGGGTATTAGCGGCTTATGCGGAAGCGGTTCGGCTGGGCTATCGCTTTTATAGTTATGGCGATACGATGCTTATCCTCTAG
- the tilS gene encoding tRNA lysidine(34) synthetase TilS yields the protein MQGILDRVLQTIRRHSLIPPSARVLVAVSGGSDSVALAHLLHRLSKTEEFKVSGIIHLHHGLRGEAADEDSKATRVLADDLQVPYHETRVDVRAMARERGNSIEEAGRAARIAFFEETAKRVGADRVAVGHHQDDQAETFLLRILRGAGTRGLSSIYPRHGVIIRPLLELSKRALRDFLDAESIKFRNDETNNDLTIPRNRIRHQLLPYLRENFTQGISAVLAREAHVARQDADWLDDAADQASARVVETRENVVTLDARELLALPPALAWRVVRRALGTLARERFISLDHVEAVMGLTAFGNKRSVSLPGQRAEMVNGSVHLEPADVVMTAEPVEFSYMLSVPGEVLVEESGRRIKATLGKVPDRSGLCNRSELVAVDAERMVGPMTVRGRRPGDRLRPLGSPGKRSLQDLFVDRKVSRASRDQVPIVTDSDGRIVWIVGLTVAHQFRVTERTQSVIFLESKKLGVEE from the coding sequence ATGCAAGGTATTCTAGACCGCGTCCTACAGACGATTCGGAGACACTCTCTCATTCCACCCAGCGCACGCGTGCTGGTAGCCGTTTCTGGCGGGTCGGATTCAGTCGCGCTCGCCCACTTATTGCACCGGCTTTCGAAAACAGAAGAGTTCAAGGTTAGTGGCATTATTCATCTCCACCACGGGCTGAGAGGCGAAGCGGCTGATGAAGACTCGAAGGCCACACGGGTGCTGGCCGATGACCTGCAGGTGCCGTATCACGAAACGCGTGTAGATGTTCGCGCAATGGCGCGTGAGCGCGGGAACTCGATCGAAGAAGCAGGGCGGGCTGCACGTATCGCGTTCTTTGAGGAGACGGCTAAGCGCGTCGGCGCAGACCGCGTAGCAGTTGGACACCACCAGGATGACCAGGCTGAAACGTTTTTGCTACGGATTCTTCGTGGTGCCGGCACTCGAGGACTTTCTTCAATTTATCCACGCCACGGTGTCATCATTCGTCCACTACTTGAGTTGTCCAAGCGTGCGCTCAGGGACTTCTTGGACGCGGAAAGTATCAAGTTTCGAAACGACGAAACTAACAATGATTTGACTATTCCGCGGAATCGGATTCGGCACCAGCTGCTTCCATACCTACGTGAGAACTTTACCCAGGGTATTAGTGCGGTCCTTGCCCGAGAGGCCCATGTGGCGAGACAGGATGCAGACTGGTTGGACGATGCAGCAGACCAAGCCTCGGCTCGTGTCGTCGAAACGAGAGAGAACGTTGTCACGCTTGATGCTAGGGAATTGCTTGCGCTGCCACCCGCGCTTGCGTGGCGCGTGGTCAGGCGGGCGCTCGGAACGCTCGCTCGCGAGCGGTTTATCAGCCTAGATCATGTTGAGGCGGTGATGGGATTAACTGCTTTTGGTAATAAGCGTTCAGTGTCTTTACCGGGTCAGCGAGCGGAGATGGTTAACGGCTCGGTCCATTTGGAGCCGGCTGATGTAGTCATGACCGCGGAACCGGTCGAGTTTTCTTACATGCTGTCGGTGCCAGGTGAAGTTCTTGTGGAGGAATCTGGGCGGCGGATCAAGGCAACACTTGGGAAGGTGCCAGATCGATCGGGGCTGTGTAACCGCAGCGAGTTGGTGGCAGTGGACGCGGAAAGAATGGTTGGGCCAATGACGGTTCGCGGCCGCCGACCGGGTGACCGACTCCGTCCGCTGGGTTCACCGGGGAAACGATCACTTCAGGACCTCTTCGTTGACCGAAAGGTCAGCCGCGCGAGTCGTGATCAAGTGCCGATTGTCACCGATTCTGATGGGAGGATCGTGTGGATCGTTGGTCTGACAGTTGCGCATCAATTTCGGGTCACGGAGCGCACACAGTCCGTGATATTCTTGGAAAGTAAGAAGTTAGGGGTGGAAGAGTGA
- the ftsH gene encoding ATP-dependent zinc metalloprotease FtsH: MNTTLRSLLFWAVLVVVGVLIWNFSTDFQTRDSALPFSEFVVHVEQGQVDSVTLTGNEIAGLLKNGDRIQTYAPPQYEGLANTLLERDVQITAKEATASPWATLMYSWAPVLLIIGFWIFFMRQMQSGGNKALSFGKSRAKMSSSTQKKMTFKDVAGVDEAKEELQEIIEFLKEPQKFQKLGGRIPKGVLLIGAPGTGKTLLARAVAGEASVPFYSISGSDFVEMFVGVGASRVRDLFEQGKKNAPCIVFIDELDAVGRHRGAGLGGGHDEREQTLNQLLVEMDGFESNEGVILVAATNRPDVLDPALLRPGRFDRRIIVNRPDVKGREGVLAVHTKKIPLSDDVDISIVARGTSGFSGADLSNLVNEAALNAARYNQKTVRMADFEFAKDKVLMGSERRSMIISDEEKKTTAIHEAGHALLTVLLPDADPIHKVTIIPRGMALGVTQQLPVDDKHSYSREYLNDQIAVLLGGRIAEEITNDSATTGAGNDLERVTELARKMICEWGMSDTMGPLTFGKKEEQIFLGREIAQHQDYSEETAIRIDQEVKRVVMDNYKRSRALLEENHAVLVKVAEELLVREVLEGAQVRRLVAGLSLDDPEETPGASGKPPSPEKAPEEQQSVVPPLPPLNKPLPQE, encoded by the coding sequence GTGAATACGACACTGAGAAGCTTGTTGTTCTGGGCGGTACTCGTTGTGGTGGGAGTGCTTATCTGGAACTTCTCGACCGACTTTCAGACCCGCGACTCCGCGCTGCCGTTCAGCGAATTTGTGGTGCACGTTGAACAGGGCCAGGTCGATAGCGTCACGCTGACCGGTAACGAGATCGCCGGCCTGCTCAAGAACGGCGATCGCATTCAAACCTACGCGCCTCCCCAGTACGAAGGCCTTGCGAACACGCTGCTTGAGCGTGATGTGCAAATCACGGCTAAGGAAGCGACTGCTAGTCCATGGGCCACTCTCATGTATTCCTGGGCGCCGGTACTGCTAATCATCGGGTTCTGGATCTTCTTTATGCGCCAGATGCAGAGTGGTGGCAATAAGGCTCTATCGTTTGGCAAGAGCCGCGCCAAGATGTCGTCCAGCACCCAAAAGAAAATGACGTTCAAGGATGTCGCTGGCGTGGATGAAGCGAAGGAAGAACTACAGGAAATCATCGAATTCCTCAAGGAACCGCAGAAGTTCCAGAAACTCGGAGGACGGATACCCAAGGGAGTGCTGCTTATAGGTGCCCCTGGGACTGGTAAGACACTGCTTGCCCGCGCGGTTGCTGGCGAGGCGAGTGTGCCGTTCTACTCAATCAGCGGTTCAGATTTTGTTGAAATGTTCGTTGGTGTTGGTGCATCGCGTGTGCGCGATCTGTTCGAGCAAGGTAAGAAAAACGCACCATGTATCGTGTTCATTGATGAGCTCGATGCTGTGGGCCGGCATCGCGGTGCGGGTCTTGGTGGCGGGCATGACGAGCGGGAACAAACACTAAACCAGTTACTTGTCGAGATGGACGGTTTTGAATCGAATGAAGGTGTCATCCTCGTGGCTGCGACAAACAGGCCGGACGTTCTCGATCCAGCGCTTTTGCGGCCAGGTCGTTTTGATAGGCGTATCATCGTTAATCGGCCAGACGTCAAGGGGCGCGAAGGTGTACTCGCAGTACACACGAAGAAGATTCCACTGTCTGATGACGTCGACATTAGTATCGTGGCCCGTGGAACCTCAGGGTTTTCCGGCGCTGACCTTTCAAATCTTGTGAACGAGGCGGCACTTAATGCTGCTCGGTACAACCAGAAAACAGTACGGATGGCTGACTTCGAGTTCGCTAAGGACAAGGTCCTGATGGGTTCTGAGCGGCGCTCGATGATAATTAGTGACGAGGAGAAAAAGACCACGGCTATTCACGAGGCCGGCCATGCCTTGCTCACTGTCTTGCTGCCCGACGCTGATCCGATACACAAGGTCACTATCATCCCGCGTGGGATGGCGCTTGGTGTAACCCAGCAACTTCCTGTAGATGACAAGCACAGTTACTCGCGTGAATACCTCAATGATCAAATTGCTGTTCTGCTTGGTGGTCGAATAGCTGAGGAAATTACGAATGATAGTGCGACCACGGGAGCTGGTAACGATCTCGAGCGTGTTACTGAGCTTGCCCGCAAGATGATTTGCGAATGGGGTATGAGCGACACGATGGGGCCGTTGACGTTCGGCAAGAAGGAAGAACAGATCTTTCTTGGTCGCGAGATCGCACAGCACCAGGACTATAGTGAGGAAACTGCGATCCGGATTGATCAGGAGGTCAAGCGGGTTGTCATGGACAACTACAAACGATCGCGTGCCCTCCTTGAGGAGAATCACGCGGTGTTAGTCAAGGTGGCGGAGGAGTTGCTCGTGCGCGAAGTGCTGGAGGGTGCGCAGGTCCGGCGTTTGGTGGCTGGGTTGTCACTGGACGACCCGGAAGAGACCCCTGGCGCGTCGGGTAAACCGCCTTCGCCTGAGAAAGCGCCCGAGGAACAGCAGTCGGTGGTACCGCCGCTGCCACCGCTCAACAAGCCACTCCCTCAGGAGTGA